Proteins from one Lachnospiraceae bacterium KGMB03038 genomic window:
- a CDS encoding choloylglycine hydrolase family protein, producing the protein MCTCITYENGDFYFGRNLDLEDSFGEKVVVTPRNYPFCWREMEAPLKTHFAMIGMAAVAKGYPLYAEAVNEKGLGMAGLNFPGNAYYNSEKEEGKHNAASFELIPWLLGSCENVEEAAGLLKKANIRDISFAEQMPPAPLHWMIADRERCIVVEAVKEGIQIYENPLGVLTNNPPFPYHQMNLRNYLNLTPNPPANRFCQGVELETYGEGMGAMGLPGDASPASRFVKAAFLKWNSASDKEETANLSQFFHILDNVSMVRGAVVTDSGKYDITTYSCCVNVRTGVYYYKTYENARIQAVDMRAEDLDGQDLAVYELEKHEEIRYHNR; encoded by the coding sequence ATGTGTACCTGCATCACATATGAAAACGGCGATTTTTATTTTGGAAGAAATTTGGATCTGGAAGATTCTTTTGGAGAAAAGGTGGTGGTTACACCCAGAAATTATCCTTTTTGCTGGCGGGAAATGGAAGCGCCTTTAAAGACCCATTTCGCCATGATCGGGATGGCCGCTGTGGCAAAGGGATACCCCTTATACGCAGAGGCGGTCAATGAGAAAGGGCTTGGCATGGCGGGACTGAATTTTCCGGGAAACGCTTATTATAACAGCGAGAAGGAAGAGGGGAAACACAATGCGGCAAGCTTTGAGCTGATCCCCTGGCTGCTGGGAAGCTGTGAGAATGTAGAAGAAGCCGCGGGATTGCTGAAAAAAGCGAATATCAGGGATATTTCCTTTGCGGAACAGATGCCGCCCGCGCCGCTGCACTGGATGATCGCGGATCGGGAGCGCTGTATCGTGGTGGAAGCAGTGAAAGAAGGAATCCAGATCTATGAGAATCCCTTAGGGGTACTGACCAACAATCCGCCGTTTCCCTACCATCAGATGAATCTGAGAAACTATCTGAATCTGACCCCAAATCCGCCCGCAAACAGGTTCTGCCAGGGAGTGGAGCTGGAAACATATGGCGAGGGAATGGGAGCTATGGGGCTTCCAGGAGATGCTTCTCCAGCTTCCCGGTTTGTGAAGGCGGCCTTCTTAAAATGGAATTCTGCCAGCGACAAAGAAGAAACAGCAAATCTATCCCAGTTCTTTCACATTTTAGATAATGTGAGTATGGTGCGGGGAGCGGTGGTGACAGATTCCGGCAAATATGATATTACGACTTACTCCTGCTGCGTGAATGTAAGGACCGGTGTATATTATTACAAAACCTATGAGAACGCTAGGATCCAGGCGGTAGATATGAGGGCGGAAGACTTGGACGGACAAGACTTGGCGGTGTATGAACTGGAAAAACATGAGGAAATCCGCTATCATAACCGATGA
- a CDS encoding class II aldolase/adducin family protein: MERYDRSIEQLIEVCHQAYISGLQKTNGGNVSIRTGENQMLIKARGAAFREAGSKDFVLADFDGHKQMGTSEPSKESLLHGAVYKNRKEIQAIVHVHAPCAIAWSEEHTCLRRETWQSRLKMTGDIPVWNVDSPVVRKEDLPELKRMMEAGMIDRVFILRNHGIVALGESMEEAVRTAELVEETAQIAILKEMCRGAGKESWDEEAAV, translated from the coding sequence ATGGAACGGTATGATAGATCCATAGAACAGCTGATAGAGGTTTGCCATCAGGCATATATAAGCGGACTGCAAAAAACAAATGGCGGAAATGTAAGTATTCGGACCGGGGAAAATCAGATGCTGATAAAGGCGCGAGGAGCAGCCTTTCGAGAGGCGGGAAGTAAAGATTTTGTCCTTGCCGATTTTGACGGGCATAAACAAATGGGAACATCAGAACCGAGTAAAGAAAGCCTTTTGCATGGGGCAGTCTATAAAAATAGGAAAGAGATCCAAGCGATCGTGCATGTGCATGCTCCCTGTGCGATTGCCTGGTCAGAGGAGCACACCTGCCTGCGGCGGGAAACCTGGCAGTCTCGGTTAAAGATGACAGGAGATATTCCAGTTTGGAATGTGGATTCACCAGTTGTGAGGAAGGAAGATCTTCCAGAACTTAAGCGGATGATGGAAGCTGGTATGATTGACAGGGTATTTATCTTGAGAAATCATGGGATCGTAGCGCTGGGTGAGAGCATGGAAGAGGCGGTGAGAACGGCCGAATTGGTAGAAGAAACGGCGCAGATAGCCATTTTAAAAGAAATGTGCCGTGGTGCAGGAAAGGAGAGTTGGGATGAAGAGGCAGCTGTATAG
- a CDS encoding alpha-mannosidase, whose protein sequence is MDRKLRNTKIKRDIQLLGEYCYKEYFPIEELSGEIWNDSQKDWDGSETLRIKENSLLTGARKNFHIRGDFQAEKKEGYTALLFLELGNSRSLEALAFLYGPEAIVSIDGKAAAGIDPNHPYVFLLEEYLDGKPHEICLEGWTGIKEERYETGRVGVCYRNDRIYRLYVLSRVCLEIAEKTENELIFRQLENCLQKLDFYEPLGENFEKTAEEAMEGLKKELDKVQEYHPYTVAACGHGHLDLAWLWRTNQARKKGKRTFLNVLGLLERHREFRYSQTQAQLYQWMEKDLELFPKVQKAVKEGRWEILGGMWVEPDCNLPSGESLARQFLLFSSYMQKMFKTKGSPVVWLPDTFGFCGQLPQLMKEAGYQYFATAKLSWNQYNKMPSEYFQWEGIDGNRVLAYIVSTAKPGWWGGTYSADLTPEEVLDTFETQEEKGLCQELLLAYGMGDGGGGPTEEMVVRGELMEQFDFPGIPKVQFSTFQEFFQKMEEKREELPVWCGELYFELHRGTYTSQAETKKNNRLCEVALHQAEFLAAFASEESEYCYPSKEFQKMWEKLCLNQFHDILPGSSIGEVYKDARRDHVEILEGCDEITSQAVKALAQNASKEAQALIINGTSFWQTGIVELPFPVGEGQQIRVGQKLCESYQQHGRTFIKVEKIPPYGYQAVSIEAKRNPSSAQTQEIYAEKGADNRIILGNEKLQIEIDKNGDVIRLWDKEKDREILTSGKKFFQWQLFEDRPADWDAWDLDEDYRKKGFRQANLESAEIFQINGLQAGCYMRKKIGRSTIVQKISIETGAKDIRLDTRLEYRENRQHLRLACPVEIHGTAAEYGTQFGSVTRSIHSNTSWEKAKFETCMHKWADLSEGDYGVSILCDNKYGISIHEKEISLAVSKSADFPDPNADRGTQEFTVVICPHEVLDKGELLRKAYLLSNPLEVYEIEGKGKQIEKSLCSVKSGNVIIETVKQAEDGKGTILRAYEYGNTRGKAEFVYHKKIDQVIRCNLLEEEKFQAARDENRFWLSCRPYEIITVEVRGGK, encoded by the coding sequence ATGGACCGAAAACTGAGAAATACGAAAATAAAAAGAGATATTCAATTACTTGGTGAATACTGCTATAAAGAGTATTTTCCAATAGAAGAATTGTCGGGAGAAATTTGGAATGACAGCCAAAAGGATTGGGATGGCTCAGAAACGTTGAGGATCAAAGAAAATAGCCTTCTTACAGGAGCTAGAAAGAATTTTCATATAAGAGGGGACTTTCAGGCAGAAAAGAAAGAGGGGTATACAGCATTACTCTTCCTTGAGTTAGGAAACAGCAGATCCTTAGAAGCGCTGGCCTTTCTATACGGACCGGAAGCGATAGTCTCGATCGATGGAAAAGCGGCCGCTGGGATCGATCCGAATCATCCTTATGTGTTTCTGTTGGAAGAATATTTGGATGGGAAGCCCCATGAAATCTGCCTGGAAGGGTGGACAGGTATCAAAGAAGAGAGATACGAAACAGGAAGAGTCGGAGTCTGTTATAGAAATGACCGGATCTATCGTTTGTATGTTTTGAGCCGGGTTTGCCTGGAGATTGCTGAAAAGACGGAAAATGAGCTGATATTTCGGCAGTTGGAAAATTGTCTTCAAAAGTTGGATTTCTATGAGCCGCTGGGAGAAAACTTTGAAAAAACAGCGGAGGAGGCAATGGAAGGGCTGAAAAAAGAGCTGGACAAAGTGCAGGAGTATCATCCATACACCGTAGCCGCGTGTGGTCACGGGCATTTAGATCTGGCATGGCTTTGGAGAACAAATCAGGCTAGAAAAAAAGGGAAAAGAACTTTCTTAAATGTGCTGGGATTGTTGGAACGGCATAGAGAATTCCGGTATTCCCAAACACAAGCACAGTTGTACCAATGGATGGAAAAAGATCTGGAGTTGTTCCCAAAGGTCCAGAAGGCAGTTAAGGAAGGAAGATGGGAGATCCTTGGCGGTATGTGGGTGGAACCCGATTGTAACCTTCCGAGCGGGGAATCGCTGGCCCGGCAGTTCCTTCTGTTTTCTTCTTATATGCAGAAAATGTTTAAAACAAAGGGAAGTCCAGTAGTCTGGCTTCCAGATACTTTCGGATTCTGCGGACAGCTGCCCCAACTTATGAAGGAAGCCGGATATCAGTATTTTGCAACAGCAAAGTTAAGCTGGAATCAATATAATAAAATGCCATCCGAATATTTCCAGTGGGAAGGAATTGATGGAAACCGTGTTCTTGCCTATATCGTCAGCACTGCAAAACCAGGCTGGTGGGGCGGAACTTACAGCGCGGATCTGACACCGGAAGAAGTACTGGATACTTTTGAAACGCAGGAAGAAAAGGGCCTCTGTCAAGAACTTTTGCTGGCATATGGGATGGGAGATGGTGGAGGCGGTCCAACAGAAGAAATGGTGGTCAGGGGAGAACTGATGGAACAATTTGATTTTCCTGGGATTCCGAAAGTTCAGTTTTCAACATTTCAAGAGTTTTTCCAAAAGATGGAAGAGAAACGGGAAGAGCTTCCAGTTTGGTGCGGAGAATTATATTTTGAACTCCATCGGGGAACCTACACAAGCCAGGCCGAGACGAAAAAAAACAATCGACTGTGTGAAGTTGCTCTTCATCAGGCTGAATTTTTGGCGGCTTTTGCTTCAGAGGAAAGTGAGTACTGTTATCCATCAAAAGAATTTCAGAAAATGTGGGAGAAATTATGTTTAAATCAGTTTCATGATATTCTTCCGGGATCATCCATTGGCGAAGTTTATAAGGATGCAAGAAGGGACCATGTGGAGATTCTTGAGGGCTGCGATGAAATTACCAGCCAGGCGGTAAAAGCACTGGCGCAGAATGCCTCGAAAGAGGCGCAAGCGTTGATCATAAATGGAACTTCTTTCTGGCAGACGGGAATTGTAGAACTGCCTTTTCCAGTAGGAGAGGGCCAGCAGATAAGGGTTGGACAGAAACTTTGCGAATCTTACCAACAACACGGAAGAACCTTTATAAAAGTAGAAAAAATTCCGCCTTACGGTTATCAAGCAGTGAGTATAGAAGCCAAAAGAAATCCTTCCTCTGCCCAGACTCAAGAAATATATGCAGAAAAAGGAGCAGATAACAGGATTATTTTAGGAAATGAAAAGCTGCAGATAGAGATCGACAAGAACGGTGATGTGATCAGACTCTGGGATAAAGAAAAAGACCGGGAAATCCTAACGTCTGGCAAGAAATTTTTTCAATGGCAGCTATTTGAAGACCGCCCAGCAGATTGGGATGCCTGGGATTTAGATGAAGATTACAGAAAGAAAGGCTTTAGACAAGCAAATCTGGAATCTGCGGAAATCTTCCAGATTAATGGACTGCAGGCGGGCTGTTATATGAGAAAGAAGATTGGAAGAAGCACTATCGTTCAAAAGATCAGTATTGAGACAGGCGCTAAAGATATACGGCTGGATACACGACTGGAATATAGAGAGAACAGGCAGCATCTGCGTTTGGCCTGTCCGGTAGAGATTCATGGCACAGCCGCAGAATATGGTACACAATTTGGAAGTGTAACAAGAAGTATTCACAGCAATACCTCATGGGAAAAAGCGAAATTTGAAACATGTATGCATAAATGGGCGGATCTGTCCGAAGGGGATTATGGAGTATCTATCCTTTGTGATAATAAGTATGGAATCAGTATCCACGAAAAAGAAATCAGTTTAGCGGTATCAAAAAGCGCAGATTTTCCGGATCCGAATGCAGACCGGGGGACACAGGAGTTTACAGTTGTGATATGTCCTCATGAAGTTTTAGACAAAGGAGAACTTTTAAGGAAAGCCTACCTTTTAAGTAATCCACTGGAGGTTTATGAGATCGAGGGAAAAGGGAAACAGATCGAAAAATCTCTGTGCAGTGTAAAGTCCGGAAATGTGATCATTGAAACGGTCAAACAAGCGGAAGATGGAAAAGGAACTATCCTGAGGGCATACGAGTATGGAAACACGAGAGGGAAAGCAGAATTTGTTTACCATAAAAAGATTGATCAGGTTATCCGTTGTAATCTTTTGGAGGAAGAAAAGTTTCAGGCAGCCAGGGATGAAAATCGATTTTGGCTGTCCTGCCGGCCTTATGAAATTATAACAGTTGAAGTGAGAGGAGGGAAATAG
- a CDS encoding GntR family transcriptional regulator produces the protein MKKETLSEKAYRIIREKIVYGELEFGEEIDQKELTKELNFKSITPVREALLLLQKEKMITIIPRKGIYVSEISIEEVLENFQMREIIEPTVFEVTALRVPKESLNDYRELFIARKEEAKENVFDLKKYLETDMEFHLELLKPIGNRTLESVMRGIYEQNARYRMACLQMRNAEEMLNEHLDILQAIEEGDPEKSVEALKKHIYNSKMTLLPSAHQFL, from the coding sequence ATGAAAAAGGAAACATTGTCAGAAAAAGCATATCGTATCATACGGGAAAAAATCGTATATGGCGAGCTGGAGTTTGGAGAGGAGATTGATCAGAAAGAACTGACCAAAGAACTTAACTTTAAAAGTATCACTCCGGTTCGGGAAGCTTTGCTTTTGCTTCAGAAAGAGAAGATGATTACGATCATTCCAAGAAAGGGAATCTATGTTTCTGAAATTTCAATTGAAGAAGTGCTTGAAAATTTTCAGATGCGAGAGATCATTGAACCGACAGTGTTTGAGGTGACCGCATTAAGAGTTCCGAAAGAAAGCCTCAATGATTACCGGGAATTATTTATTGCCAGAAAAGAAGAGGCAAAAGAGAATGTGTTTGATTTGAAAAAGTATCTTGAGACAGATATGGAGTTTCATTTGGAATTGCTAAAACCGATAGGAAATAGAACTTTGGAGTCGGTGATGAGAGGAATCTATGAGCAAAACGCTCGATACCGGATGGCCTGTCTCCAAATGAGAAATGCTGAAGAAATGTTGAATGAACATTTGGATATTTTGCAGGCGATTGAGGAGGGGGATCCGGAAAAGTCAGTCGAGGCGTTAAAAAAACACATTTATAATTCGAAGATGACGCTTCTTCCAAGTGCCCATCAATTTTTGTGA
- a CDS encoding zinc-binding dehydrogenase: MRALIMQKDRTIQFGEVPKPVPGKGEVLIKVEACGICGTDMHVYRGMESAWSLPGVIGHEFSGIVEMCGGDCEEVKLGDSVTVQPLISCGNCPRCREGRTNLCENVRLIGGELPGAFAEWVIVPKENVIRVPSKLPVKYGALAEPAATAVHAVKRLRRSSYDTVLIKGAGAIGLLILCAVRELAKTIIVSDIDEGRLEVARELGADRTINPRKQDLAEELADITGQMMADVVFDAAGEKGGKEKVFELVHPGSEIVFVALGNAVAEIDFTKVVTQELSIYGTQCHTKSDFEEALKLMERGQISYEKIVTELPLEKGSYAFEHPSEGIKIHLFP; the protein is encoded by the coding sequence ATGAGAGCATTAATTATGCAAAAAGACAGAACTATTCAGTTTGGAGAGGTCCCAAAGCCGGTTCCTGGAAAGGGAGAAGTGTTAATTAAGGTAGAAGCCTGTGGAATCTGCGGGACAGATATGCATGTATATCGGGGAATGGAATCGGCATGGTCCCTTCCGGGAGTGATCGGTCATGAATTTTCTGGAATTGTGGAAATGTGTGGGGGAGACTGCGAAGAGGTAAAATTAGGGGATTCGGTGACTGTCCAGCCATTGATTAGCTGTGGGAACTGTCCAAGATGCAGGGAAGGAAGGACAAATTTATGTGAGAATGTACGTCTTATTGGGGGAGAGCTTCCAGGAGCATTTGCAGAATGGGTTATAGTGCCAAAGGAGAATGTGATTCGGGTTCCGTCAAAACTACCGGTGAAATATGGTGCACTGGCAGAACCGGCGGCGACAGCAGTCCATGCCGTAAAAAGGCTGCGCCGATCCAGTTATGATACAGTCTTGATCAAAGGGGCAGGCGCGATTGGCCTTTTGATTCTTTGTGCAGTGAGAGAGTTGGCTAAAACAATAATTGTCAGCGATATAGATGAAGGACGGTTGGAAGTGGCACGGGAGCTAGGCGCAGACAGAACGATCAACCCCAGAAAACAGGATCTGGCGGAAGAGCTAGCAGACATAACCGGCCAGATGATGGCAGATGTAGTGTTCGATGCGGCAGGGGAAAAGGGTGGAAAGGAAAAGGTTTTTGAACTGGTACATCCTGGATCAGAGATTGTCTTTGTCGCATTGGGAAATGCGGTGGCAGAAATTGATTTTACTAAAGTTGTGACACAGGAGTTAAGTATTTATGGTACGCAGTGTCATACTAAGTCGGATTTTGAAGAAGCCTTAAAGTTAATGGAAAGGGGACAGATCTCCTACGAGAAGATTGTGACAGAACTTCCTTTAGAAAAAGGGAGTTACGCTTTTGAACATCCATCGGAAGGGATAAAAATACATCTATTTCCATAA
- a CDS encoding D-lyxose/D-mannose family sugar isomerase, giving the protein MKRSEINSIIREMESFAAKTGFALPPFTKWTPRDWSGKGHEYDEIREHMLGWDITDYGSGDWKKIGFALVTLRNGSPDGGENGKTYAEKLIMLKEGQHSPMHFHWSKTEDIINRGGGTMILHLYNAGEKEELADTEVEVHSDGRRYTVKAGTGVELRPGESITIPPYLYHDFDVVPGTGDVLIGEVSKCNDDHTDNRFYEEVGRFPAIEEDEAPYRLLCFEYPEAGGGK; this is encoded by the coding sequence ATGAAACGCTCAGAAATCAACAGTATCATCCGGGAGATGGAGTCCTTTGCGGCCAAGACCGGTTTTGCCCTTCCGCCATTTACCAAATGGACGCCCAGGGATTGGAGCGGCAAAGGGCATGAATATGACGAAATCCGTGAACATATGCTGGGCTGGGATATTACCGATTATGGAAGCGGAGACTGGAAGAAGATCGGTTTTGCCCTGGTCACTTTGCGCAATGGGAGCCCGGACGGCGGAGAAAACGGCAAGACCTATGCGGAAAAATTGATCATGTTAAAGGAGGGCCAGCATTCTCCCATGCATTTTCACTGGAGTAAGACAGAGGATATCATCAACCGGGGCGGAGGCACGATGATCCTGCATCTGTATAACGCCGGTGAAAAAGAGGAACTGGCGGACACAGAGGTGGAGGTCCATTCCGATGGCCGTCGCTACACGGTCAAAGCCGGAACCGGAGTGGAGCTGCGTCCGGGAGAGAGCATTACCATTCCGCCTTACCTGTACCATGATTTTGACGTGGTTCCAGGCACTGGAGATGTTTTGATCGGCGAGGTGTCCAAATGTAATGACGATCATACAGACAACCGTTTCTACGAAGAGGTGGGAAGATTCCCGGCGATCGAGGAAGACGAGGCGCCTTACCGGCTGCTGTGCTTTGAATATCCGGAAGCCGGGGGAGGCAAATAG
- a CDS encoding sodium-translocating pyrophosphatase — protein sequence MDNQLALLTLCGSVIALLFAFSRAKKVLSFPQGSDRMKKISASIHNGAMAYLRRQYKILIGFFAVMFVILAAMAAFGLLTWFVPFAFVTGGFFSGLSGFVGMQIATRANARTAAACQNSLNKGLRVAFSAGSVMGFTVVGLGLLDISIWYLLLRLVFKLPLEDITSTMLTFGMGASSMALFARVGGGIYTKAADVGADLVGKVEAGIPEDDPRNPAVIADNVGDNVGDVAGMGADLYESYVGSILSACSLGVIAFNKIESVDRVNAVVIPMILAAIGVLASILGSMLVKTGESTDQMTLLKALRRGTNTSALIIAVISFPIVWFVLGKDFIGFYFAILGGLLAGVLIGFFTEYFTSDTYKPTQKLAAKSETGSATLIIGGLGLGMLSTAVPIIIIAVCVMAAYAFSGGFIETTRGLYGIALAAVGMLSTLGITLATDAYGPIADNAGGIAEMAGLEAEVRKRTDALDSLGNTTAATGKGFAIGSAALTALALIASYVEKVEEVGGSSVSLDMSVMNPTVLVGIFIGACLPFVFAALTMESVGRAAQSIVVEVRRQFKEIKGLMEGEADADYETCVDICTKASLHEMILPTLLAIITPVVTGLILGYNGVIGLLTGSTATGFLMAIFMANSGGAWDNAKKYIEGGAYGGKGSDSHKAAVVGDTVGDPFKDTSGPSINILIKLLSMVSIVFAALVVNYHIF from the coding sequence ATGGATAATCAATTAGCACTACTTACATTGTGCGGCTCTGTGATCGCGCTTTTATTTGCGTTCAGCAGAGCGAAAAAGGTTCTTAGCTTTCCGCAGGGAAGCGACCGCATGAAAAAGATATCTGCTTCGATCCACAATGGAGCGATGGCGTATCTGCGGCGTCAGTATAAGATCCTGATCGGCTTCTTTGCGGTAATGTTTGTGATCCTGGCGGCAATGGCGGCATTTGGGCTTCTGACTTGGTTTGTGCCCTTTGCCTTTGTAACGGGCGGTTTCTTCTCAGGGCTTTCCGGTTTTGTGGGGATGCAGATTGCTACGAGAGCCAACGCCAGAACCGCGGCGGCCTGCCAGAACAGTCTGAACAAAGGGCTGAGGGTGGCTTTTTCCGCAGGTTCTGTTATGGGCTTTACCGTAGTGGGGCTTGGACTTCTGGATATTTCTATCTGGTATCTGCTGCTGCGTCTGGTATTTAAGCTTCCGCTGGAAGACATTACCAGCACCATGCTGACCTTTGGAATGGGCGCTTCTTCTATGGCGCTGTTTGCCCGTGTAGGAGGCGGTATCTATACGAAAGCGGCGGATGTAGGAGCGGATCTGGTAGGAAAGGTTGAAGCTGGAATCCCGGAAGATGACCCAAGAAATCCGGCGGTCATCGCGGACAACGTAGGAGACAACGTAGGCGATGTGGCCGGAATGGGAGCGGACCTTTATGAGTCTTATGTTGGTTCGATCCTGTCTGCCTGCTCTCTGGGTGTGATCGCGTTTAATAAGATTGAGTCGGTAGACCGTGTCAATGCGGTGGTGATCCCCATGATCCTGGCGGCAATCGGCGTGCTGGCTTCAATCCTTGGTTCCATGCTGGTAAAGACAGGCGAGAGCACCGATCAGATGACACTGCTGAAGGCCCTTCGCCGGGGAACCAATACCAGCGCTTTGATCATTGCTGTGATCTCGTTCCCGATCGTATGGTTTGTCCTGGGCAAAGATTTCATTGGATTCTATTTCGCGATCCTGGGGGGACTGCTTGCGGGAGTGCTGATCGGATTCTTTACCGAATATTTTACTTCTGATACATATAAGCCAACCCAGAAGCTGGCGGCGAAATCAGAGACTGGTTCCGCGACGCTGATCATCGGAGGTCTGGGACTTGGAATGTTGTCTACGGCAGTTCCGATCATTATCATAGCGGTCTGTGTTATGGCGGCATATGCCTTCTCCGGCGGATTTATCGAGACAACCAGAGGACTTTATGGAATCGCGCTGGCGGCGGTTGGAATGTTGTCTACACTGGGTATCACACTGGCTACGGACGCTTATGGACCGATCGCGGACAATGCGGGCGGTATCGCCGAGATGGCCGGCCTGGAGGCGGAAGTCCGGAAACGTACCGATGCCTTGGATTCTCTTGGAAATACGACCGCGGCTACCGGAAAAGGATTCGCCATTGGTTCCGCGGCTTTGACGGCGCTGGCCCTGATTGCTTCTTATGTTGAGAAGGTAGAGGAAGTAGGAGGTTCCAGTGTGAGCCTTGATATGAGTGTGATGAATCCGACAGTGCTGGTAGGAATCTTTATCGGCGCTTGTCTGCCATTTGTATTTGCGGCGCTTACTATGGAATCGGTAGGCCGGGCGGCCCAGAGTATTGTTGTGGAAGTGCGCCGGCAGTTCAAGGAGATCAAAGGCCTGATGGAAGGCGAGGCGGATGCGGATTATGAGACTTGTGTAGACATCTGTACCAAGGCAAGTCTTCATGAAATGATCCTGCCGACCCTGCTGGCGATCATCACCCCGGTGGTGACGGGTTTGATCCTGGGCTACAACGGTGTGATCGGCCTGCTGACCGGATCTACGGCAACCGGTTTCTTGATGGCTATCTTTATGGCAAATTCCGGTGGCGCCTGGGATAACGCCAAGAAATACATCGAAGGCGGCGCGTACGGAGGAAAGGGAAGCGATTCCCACAAGGCGGCAGTGGTAGGAGATACCGTAGGAGATCCATTTAAGGATACTTCCGGGCCTTCTATCAACATCCTGATCAAGCTGCTGTCCATGGTATCCATCGTATTCGCGGCGCTGGTAGTGAACTATCATATTTTCTAA
- a CDS encoding transcriptional regulator yields MKRQLYSTQEEAAQKNYLIAVYHMELPWKENVLKIAEKLAVGQTIGTWTEVPGMTEEFQEKYVGKVVNIYEAPPCELEQREESPAKSYIIEIAYPVVHSAGSIPMLLTCLLGNDASTSAQVKLLDIIFPKEYMDRFEGPMWTIGDLRKRREAKKRPLLLNMIKPCTGLAPKEGAKIFYQAAAGGADIIKDDELMGNPSYSSMEQRIKEYRRAAEAAYEESGSRTLYFVNITGRDENILEGAKRAQECGADGIMINFVMAGYGNLAALRKCINLPILVHCAGIGMMAEGKTGGMVSSLALGKLTRLCGADLVMMNTPYGGYPLTYLRYIQTYLNLTLPFYQLKKSIPVIGGGVQPNIVEKYISELGTDIILAAGGAIQGHPMGCRAGACAMRQAIECAVEGIPLEEKAKECEELSAAIKKWGKAW; encoded by the coding sequence ATGAAGAGGCAGCTGTATAGTACGCAGGAAGAGGCTGCACAAAAGAACTATCTCATCGCAGTCTACCACATGGAGCTCCCGTGGAAGGAAAATGTGCTTAAAATAGCGGAGAAACTAGCTGTTGGGCAAACCATTGGAACATGGACAGAAGTTCCGGGAATGACGGAAGAGTTTCAGGAGAAATATGTAGGGAAGGTAGTGAATATTTATGAAGCGCCGCCCTGCGAGCTGGAACAGCGGGAAGAAAGTCCGGCAAAAAGCTATATTATTGAGATTGCTTATCCAGTGGTCCATTCCGCCGGCAGCATCCCAATGCTCCTTACTTGTTTGCTGGGAAATGATGCCTCTACATCTGCGCAGGTAAAGCTGCTGGACATTATTTTCCCGAAGGAGTATATGGACAGGTTTGAGGGGCCGATGTGGACAATCGGGGATCTTCGGAAAAGGCGGGAGGCAAAAAAGAGACCGCTCCTGTTAAATATGATCAAGCCCTGTACGGGACTGGCGCCGAAAGAAGGGGCGAAAATATTTTATCAAGCGGCTGCTGGAGGGGCGGATATTATTAAAGATGATGAACTGATGGGAAACCCTTCTTACTCTTCTATGGAACAGAGGATCAAAGAGTATAGAAGGGCTGCGGAGGCAGCCTATGAAGAGAGCGGAAGTCGTACATTATATTTTGTCAATATCACTGGCAGAGATGAAAATATTTTAGAAGGAGCGAAAAGAGCTCAGGAATGCGGCGCAGATGGGATAATGATCAATTTTGTTATGGCCGGGTATGGAAATCTGGCTGCATTAAGGAAATGTATAAATCTTCCAATCCTAGTACATTGTGCAGGAATCGGGATGATGGCGGAAGGAAAAACTGGGGGGATGGTTTCTTCCTTGGCGCTGGGTAAACTTACAAGATTATGTGGTGCTGATTTGGTGATGATGAATACACCTTACGGGGGATATCCACTTACATATCTTAGATATATACAGACCTACCTGAATCTGACACTGCCCTTTTATCAATTAAAGAAAAGTATACCGGTAATCGGAGGCGGAGTGCAGCCGAATATTGTGGAGAAATATATTTCAGAATTGGGGACAGATATTATTCTTGCAGCAGGCGGAGCAATACAAGGACATCCGATGGGGTGCAGGGCAGGTGCATGTGCAATGCGTCAGGCGATTGAATGTGCGGTGGAGGGAATTCCATTGGAAGAAAAGGCAAAAGAATGTGAAGAGTTGTCTGCAGCCATAAAAAAATGGGGAAAAGCCTGGTAA